A part of Numenius arquata chromosome 2, bNumArq3.hap1.1, whole genome shotgun sequence genomic DNA contains:
- the ALDH8A1 gene encoding 2-aminomuconic semialdehyde dehydrogenase: protein MGDSTPLLVLENFIAGKFVPCSSYIDSYNPSTGDVYCRVPDSGKEEVEAAVKAAKAAFLIWSSKSPLERSQILNKLADLIEHDLEAFAQAESKDQGKTITFARTVDIPRAVYNFRFFASSILHHTTECTEMATVGCVHYTSRAPVGVAGLISPWNLPLYLLTWKIAPAIACGNTVVAKPSEMTSVTAWMMCKLLEKAGVPHGVVNVVFGTGAKAGEALVCHPDVPLISFTGSTLTAQRITEKSAPHCKRLSLELGGKNPAIVFDDADLSQCIPTTLRSSFANQGEICLCTSRIFVQRGIYSEFLKRFVAEAKKWKVGNPSDPTVDVGALISKEHLEKVRSYVKKAQAEGARVLCGEGVDPLALPAGNQKGYFMLPTVITEVKDESCCMQEEIFGPVTCVVAFDTEEEVIERANSVKYGLAATVWSSNVGRVHRVARRLQSGLVWTNCWLIRDLNLPFGGTKASGIGREGAKDSYEFFTEVKTITIKH, encoded by the exons ATGGGGGACTCAACGCCTCTCTTAGTGCTGGAGAACTTTATAGCTGGCAAATTTGTTCCTTGTTCCTCCTACATAGACTCCTATAATCCGTCCACCGGAGATGTCTATTGCAGGGTGCCAGACAGTGGCAAAGAGGAG gtgGAAGCTGCTGTCAAAGCTGCCAAAGCTGCCTTCCTCATTTGGTCCTCAAAAAGTCCATTGGAAAGATCTCAGATCCTGAACAAATTGGCAGATCTGATTGAACATGACCTGGAAGCATTTGCACAAGCAGAGTCAAAGGATCAGG GCAAAACGATTACGTTTGCTAGAACAGTGGACATCCCTCGGGCCGTGTACAACTTCCGATTCTTCGCCTCTTCCATCCTTCATCACACGACAGAGTGCACCGAGATGGCAACCGTGGGCTGCGTGCACTACACCTCGCGGGCACCCGTGGGAGTCG CTGGTTTAATCAGCCCTTGGAATTTGCCACTGTACTTGTTGACCTGGAAAATAGCTCCTGCCATTGCCTGTGGAAATACTGTGGTTGCCAAGCCAAGTGAGATGACGTCCGTCACAGCTTGGATGATGTGCAAACTCTTGGAGAAGGCAG GGGTGCCCCACGGGGTGGTGAACGTGGTGTTTGGAACGGGTGCCAAGGCGGGAGAAGCCCTTGTCTGCCATCCCGACGTGCCTCTCATCTCCTTCACGGGAAGCACGCTGACGGCCCAGCGCATCACGGAGAAAAGCGCCCCGCACTGCAAACGGCTCTCGCTGGAACTGGGAGGCAAAAACCCCGCCATCGTCTTTGACGATGCCGACTTGAGCCAATGCATCCCCACCACCCTGAGGTCCAGCTTTGCCAACCAG GGTGAGATCTGTCTCTGCACCTCCAGGATCTTTGTTCAGAGAGGCATATACAGCGAGTTTTTGAAGAGGTTTGTGGCAGAGGCAAAGAAGTGGAAGGTTGGGAACCCCTCAGATCCTACAGTCGACGTGGGAGCGCTCATCAGTAAAGAGCATCTAGAAAAG GTAAGGAGCTACGTGAAGAAAGCCCAAGCTGAAGGAGCCAGAGTCCTTTGTGGAGAAGGAGTGGATCCGTTGGCTCTCCCAGCTGGCAACCAGAAAGGCTATTTCATGTTGCCCACAGTTATTACCGAAGTCAAGGATGAATCTTGTTGCATGCAAGAAGAGATCTTTGGTCCTGTGACATGTGTGGTAGCATTTGATACAGAAGAAGAAGTGATTGAAAGAGCCAACAGTGTGAAATATGGTTTGGCAGCCACTGTGTGGTCCAGCAATGTGGGACGCGTTCATCGGGTGGCACGAAGACTGCAGTCCGGATTGGTGTGGACCAACTGCTGGCTCATTAGAGATCTGAACTTGCCATTTGGTGGGACGAAAGCCTCGGGCATAGGAAGGGAGGGAGCAAAGGATTCCTATGAGTTCTTCACTGAGGTCAAAACCATCACAATAAAGCACTGA